Within the Desulfonatronum thiosulfatophilum genome, the region GCACCATTGCTCGAGCGCCGGCGGCCAGCAGGTTCATGGTCGTGTTGTACCCAGCCATGGAAACGGACAGGTCCGCCGCGGACAGCCAAGCTGTAAAACGGTTCGTGAATCGCTCGATGCGAATATGTCCCTGGGACTGGGCAAGATATTGCAATTCCTCTGCCACGCTCTGTTCCATGAACGGACCGGTGAACACCTGCAGGCGATGCGGCAGTCGCTGATGCAGTTGTTCCGAAGCCCTCACCACGGCTCGCAGCAGGTTTCCGCCGACGGCTCCGCCGCCGGCGCTGGCCACGATCAGGCGATCCGATGCAGCCAGTCCCAGTTCCCGGCGCAAGGCGACGCCCGAAGCCGGATCAACGGCAAGGGAGACATAACCGGTATACCTAAGTTCCGGAACAATCTCCGCGACTCTGGAAAACGTCTCGTCCAGACGGACCAGAGACGGATCGGAATGGACGAGGACCAGATCGAACAACGTGTTCAGGTGATTCAGGACGCGCTGCTCAAAAGTATCCTGATCGCTCTTCTCCACCAGAATGTCCCGGACGCTGCACACCGCCCTGCACGTTCCGAATTCCCCCGCCCGAAGCACCTTGAGAACCGGGAGGATTTCAAAGCCGAACCGCTTGCGGCCGAAGGGAAACAACTCCACGAGAAAGATGTCGGGCCTGACACGGCGAACATGCTCCAGCAGTCGCGTGCGGCGTTCATCCATGATGGAAGCGATCAGATCCGGATCATCGCCTCCGTGACCGGAACGCGTGGACAGAAGTCTTTGAAAGTCGCCGTCCATGCTCAGTGCGGGCAACGGCACATGCCGGACGTGATCCGGCAGGTCCACCGGCACGTGCTCGCCCCCGGTGACCAGATCCACCCGGTGCGGAGCAAGAGCCTTGGCAATCTCCAGACTGCGAAATAAATGCCCGACCCCCAGGACATGCTGACTGTAATGAACAATATGCATTATCCACCCAAAACATCTTGGTTCAATGCCAATATTTGAAGCCGGTACCGGCCATTGAAGCCGTCGCGCTCATTCCCATTCATCGCATATTCGCATTGCCTGCTGTTCTCCACAGACGGACTTGAGTTCTCACCGCCAACCAGCACAAGTCCATGCACGGCATTAGGCAACAGCGGATCTCCCTCCTCAGGCAGAAATCGCATCTTCAGCAGACTGTACATCACGCACTTCAGCACGCCCAGATGGGTCACGATCAGGATATGTTCACCCGGATGTTCCCCGGCCAGCCGTTGCAGGGACCGCCATGCCCTTCCGCGCACATCCACGCGGGACTCGCCGCCGGGCGGGGCAAACTTCCAACCGAGCGCCTCCTGCTTGCGGACCTCTTCCCCTTCCTCGGCCCGCAGATCTCGAATGCGTCTCCCGGACCACTGCCCCCAGTCCTGTTCCCGGAGACCGGCATCCTTATCCAATGGCAACTTCAGGGCTCTGTTCACAAGATTCGCCGTTTGCACCGCCCGGTCCAGATCGCTGCTGACAATCCTGGTCATCGGCCCCGGCTCTCCCCAGCGGGCCTGATGCTCCAGCAAGACCTCGCCCCAGCGAAGACACGTCTGTCGGGATTCCGGAGCGATGCCGGTCTGGATCTGCCCCTGAATCCGCTTCTCCTTGTTCCAGTCCGTGGGAGCATGGCGCATTAAAGAGAAATAGGTCCTTTGAGTCATGGAAACATACCTTGATTATCGGCTTTCCTGATGAAGCGATTCAGAGAATGGGAACCGCCCGCTTCGCTCAACAATTCGTTGCAGGACTGAATCCATCATTGCGTAATTCACATCAATATCATGCTGTTCACGTACGAAACGAGCGGCGTTTTGTCCCATTTCCCGGCGCAGGGCGTGGTCGGTGCACAACCTGGCGCAGGCAGAAGCAAATGCGGTCATGTCAAAGGGCGATACCAAGAAACCGGTCCGCTCATGTCGGACCACGTCCACGGCCCCGGCATGGCTCGTGGCCACCACTGGCAGGCCGCAAGCCTGAGCCTCCAGGTAGACCATGCCCAGTCCTTCGTTGATCCCAGGAAAAACAAAGACATCACCGGCACTGAAGACGTCCTTGAGTCTGTCACGCTCCACCAGCCCGAGAAAACGGACCTGACCGGGCAGCATCTCGTTCGCCAGAGCTTCCAGTTCCTTACGGCCCGGTCCATCGCCCGCTACTACCAGAAAGGGACTCAACCCGCCCTTACGCAGTTCGGCAACGCAGCGGATCACCCAGGCCACGCCCTCGACCTTGACTCCCGGCCGCAGCACCGCCGCGGTCACCAGAACCGGCCGCTCCTCTCCACCGATTTCCTGACCAAGCCAGTCACGGCGATAAGCTCTCCGAGCCCGGGGATCGAACACGAATCGTTCAACAGGCAGCCCCTGGCGCAGATAAGTGTGGGAACCATCCGGCAACAGCCGCCGCAAAGCATGGTGATCCGAACTCTTGTTGGAAAAAATGTGATCCGCTGCCAGCAGCGCCCGCCGGTTCAAATGATACCCGGGCCAGGTTTTTAATTTCGCGGACCGTTTGATCGCGTATGCTCCGGAAAAGATGCAGTAAGGCGTTCCCTGTTCGCGCAGGCAGGGCCCGATCAG harbors:
- a CDS encoding glycosyltransferase family protein, translated to MHIVHYSQHVLGVGHLFRSLEIAKALAPHRVDLVTGGEHVPVDLPDHVRHVPLPALSMDGDFQRLLSTRSGHGGDDPDLIASIMDERRTRLLEHVRRVRPDIFLVELFPFGRKRFGFEILPVLKVLRAGEFGTCRAVCSVRDILVEKSDQDTFEQRVLNHLNTLFDLVLVHSDPSLVRLDETFSRVAEIVPELRYTGYVSLAVDPASGVALRRELGLAASDRLIVASAGGGAVGGNLLRAVVRASEQLHQRLPHRLQVFTGPFMEQSVAEELQYLAQSQGHIRIERFTNRFTAWLSAADLSVSMAGYNTTMNLLAAGARAMVLPFAQNREQSMRAQRLQRRGVMTVLKEDDLAPSVFSGLLHDALNRGLNGRRGLGHQCLDDGVLPVVNLNGAATTAEILVRFGVERQEHVVEAEVHAGKHSPQPDVA
- a CDS encoding histidine phosphatase family protein, translating into MTQRTYFSLMRHAPTDWNKEKRIQGQIQTGIAPESRQTCLRWGEVLLEHQARWGEPGPMTRIVSSDLDRAVQTANLVNRALKLPLDKDAGLREQDWGQWSGRRIRDLRAEEGEEVRKQEALGWKFAPPGGESRVDVRGRAWRSLQRLAGEHPGEHILIVTHLGVLKCVMYSLLKMRFLPEEGDPLLPNAVHGLVLVGGENSSPSVENSRQCEYAMNGNERDGFNGRYRLQILALNQDVLGG
- a CDS encoding glycosyltransferase family 4 protein — translated: MRILFNTPFKPLDHERLSGDVTIARDLYDYLIRRGHEVKPCPHVPALWIYWKPWLWPALALIRRKALVLARDFQAGMVLTYHTYYKAPDLIGPCLREQGTPYCIFSGAYAIKRSAKLKTWPGYHLNRRALLAADHIFSNKSSDHHALRRLLPDGSHTYLRQGLPVERFVFDPRARRAYRRDWLGQEIGGEERPVLVTAAVLRPGVKVEGVAWVIRCVAELRKGGLSPFLVVAGDGPGRKELEALANEMLPGQVRFLGLVERDRLKDVFSAGDVFVFPGINEGLGMVYLEAQACGLPVVATSHAGAVDVVRHERTGFLVSPFDMTAFASACARLCTDHALRREMGQNAARFVREQHDIDVNYAMMDSVLQRIVERSGRFPFSESLHQESR